Proteins encoded together in one Vigna angularis cultivar LongXiaoDou No.4 chromosome 5, ASM1680809v1, whole genome shotgun sequence window:
- the LOC108339621 gene encoding 60S ribosomal protein L12: MPPKFDPSQVVDVFVRVTGGEVGAASSLAPKIGPLGLSPKKIGEDIAKETAKDWKGLRVTVKLTVQNRQAKVTVVPSAAALVIKALKEPERDRKKTKNIKHNGNISLDDVIEIARVMRPRSMAKDLSGSIKEILGTCVSVGCTVDGKDPKDLQQEITDGDVEVPLD; the protein is encoded by the coding sequence ATGCCGCCGAAGTTTGACCCATCCCAGGTCGTCGACGTTTTCGTCAGAGTCACCGGTGGTGAGGTCGGAGCGGCGAGTTCGCTCGCTCCTAAGATCGGTCCTCTCGGTCTCTCCCCCAAGAAGATCGGAGAAGACATCGCCAAGGAAACTGCCAAGGACTGGAAGGGCCTCAGAGTGACCGTCAAACTCACCGTGCAAAACCGTCAGGCCAAAGTCACTGTGGTTCCCTCTGCCGCGGCGCTCGTCATCAAGGCCCTTAAGGAGCCCGAGCGCGACAGgaagaaaaccaaaaacattAAGCATAATGGAAACATCTCCCTCGATGACGTCATTGAGATCGCTAGGGTTATGAGGCCTAGGTCTATGGCGAAGGACCTTAGCGGCTCGATTAAGGAGATTCTCGGAACTTGCGTCTCCGTGGGATGCACAGTTGATGGAAAGGATCCTAAGGACTTGCAGCAGGAGATCACTGATGGTGATGTTGAGGTCCCTCTTGATTGA